One segment of Algihabitans albus DNA contains the following:
- the rpsG gene encoding 30S ribosomal protein S7 — MSRRHRAEKREVLPDAKFGDRVVTKFMSNLMRDGKKSVAERIVYGAFDRVASKGGNDPLRVFHEALENVKPDVEVRSRRVGGATYQVPVEVRTDRAQALAIRWLITASRSRSETTMTARLANELLDASSNRGAAVKKREDTHRMAEANRAFSHYRW, encoded by the coding sequence ATGTCCCGTCGTCATCGGGCCGAAAAGCGAGAGGTTCTCCCCGACGCCAAGTTTGGCGACCGGGTGGTGACGAAGTTCATGAGCAACCTCATGCGCGACGGTAAGAAATCCGTTGCCGAACGTATCGTCTACGGTGCGTTCGACCGTGTTGCCTCCAAGGGCGGCAACGATCCGCTGCGGGTGTTCCACGAGGCCTTGGAAAACGTGAAGCCGGATGTCGAGGTGCGGTCGCGCCGCGTCGGTGGCGCCACCTATCAGGTTCCGGTCGAGGTTCGTACCGACCGTGCCCAGGCGCTGGCCATTCGCTGGCTGATCACCGCGTCGCGAAGCCGGTCCGAGACCACCATGACCGCACGTCTGGCGAACGAGTTGCTGGACGCCTCCAGCAATCGTGGCGCCGCCGTGAAGAAGCGCGAGGATACGCACCGGATGGCCGAGGCCAACCGCGCTTTCTCGCACTATCGCTGGTAA